One window of Cohnella hashimotonis genomic DNA carries:
- the ypeB gene encoding germination protein YpeB, with protein MYKRLSAVMFPLCALLLAGAVFWGYQEHQEKNAVLIKAENQYQRAFHDLTNHMGSLQEQLGKTLAVNSASYRMQRKGLVNVWRLTSQAQNEVNQLPLTLLPFNQTENFLTRISDFAYRTSVRDLTKEPLSDKETQTMQSLYAKAADINKELGKVQDAVLSDHLRWMDVEVAIASADQTVDNSIIDGFKTVDKKVSSYPENDWGPSSASQHLQRAHGNASGPRISPEEARRKAREFLGVSAMSTGRDIMIAENGAKTDHPTYTATINAANHASKGDGKPQIVMDFTANGGKLLWFMNPRVVKTRSLSVGAAKQKAIEFLKAKGYDSMTPVTYDEYDHVAVFTFVAEKNDVLVYPDKVTVRIALDNGEAVGLQAADHVYHEAGLAVGRANVDEVKAKSVLHPKLQVTGHHLAVIENDEDKEVLCHEYTGKINGAQYRIYINADTGIEEKVEQIPDSARAIL; from the coding sequence ATGTACAAACGATTAAGCGCAGTGATGTTTCCGCTTTGCGCGCTGCTGCTCGCGGGTGCTGTCTTTTGGGGATACCAGGAGCATCAGGAGAAAAACGCCGTGCTGATCAAGGCGGAAAACCAGTACCAACGCGCTTTCCACGACTTGACGAACCATATGGGCAGCCTTCAGGAGCAGCTCGGCAAGACGCTTGCGGTCAATAGCGCTTCCTATCGCATGCAGCGCAAAGGACTGGTGAACGTATGGCGGCTCACGAGCCAGGCGCAAAACGAAGTGAATCAGCTTCCGCTTACGCTTCTGCCGTTTAATCAAACGGAAAACTTTTTGACGCGTATTTCCGATTTTGCGTACCGGACGTCCGTGCGCGATCTCACGAAGGAGCCTTTGTCCGACAAGGAAACGCAAACGATGCAATCCTTGTATGCGAAAGCGGCCGACATCAACAAAGAGCTGGGCAAGGTTCAGGATGCCGTTCTTTCCGATCACTTAAGGTGGATGGATGTCGAAGTCGCCATTGCAAGCGCCGACCAGACAGTGGACAATTCGATTATTGACGGCTTTAAGACGGTCGACAAAAAGGTTTCGTCCTATCCGGAAAACGATTGGGGGCCATCATCGGCTTCCCAGCATCTTCAGCGCGCGCACGGCAACGCTTCCGGTCCTAGAATTTCACCGGAGGAGGCTCGGCGCAAAGCGCGTGAATTCCTCGGCGTTTCCGCGATGTCAACCGGCCGCGACATCATGATCGCCGAAAACGGCGCGAAAACCGACCATCCGACTTATACGGCAACGATAAACGCTGCAAACCATGCGTCCAAGGGGGACGGGAAGCCGCAGATCGTAATGGATTTTACTGCGAACGGCGGCAAGCTGCTTTGGTTCATGAATCCACGCGTCGTCAAGACCCGCAGCTTGAGCGTCGGCGCAGCCAAGCAGAAAGCCATCGAATTCCTGAAGGCCAAGGGTTATGACTCGATGACGCCGGTGACCTACGACGAATACGACCACGTTGCCGTATTCACGTTTGTAGCCGAGAAAAATGACGTGCTCGTATATCCGGACAAAGTAACGGTGAGGATCGCGCTCGACAACGGCGAGGCCGTCGGCCTTCAAGCGGCTGACCACGTCTATCATGAAGCCGGCCTTGCCGTCGGCAGGGCGAACGTCGACGAGGTGAAAGCCAAGTCGGTGCTTCATCCGAAGCTTCAAGTAACGGGGCATCATCTGGCCGTTATCGAGAACGACGAGGATAAAGAAGTGCTATGCCACGAGTATACCGGCAAGATCAACGGTGCGCAGTATCGCATTTACATTAATGCCGATACGGGCATCGAAGAGAAGGTCGAGCAAATTCCGGATTCGGCAAGAGCGATTTTGTAG
- the serA gene encoding phosphoglycerate dehydrogenase, whose amino-acid sequence MFKVLVSDPISDLGISLLVEASDISIDKKTGLSEDELVAIIGEYDALLVRSQTRVTERIMTAGKSLKVIGRAGVGVDNIDLDAATKRGIVVINAPDGNTITTCEHTFAMMMALARHIPQAYAKTIGGVWDRKSFVGVELRNKTLGVLGMGRIGSEVAARAKAFGMKVLGYDPFLTEERADKLGVTLATVDDVVRGADFITVHTPLTPETRHMIGRAQFEVIKPGVRIVNCARGGIIDEQALIEAIDAGRVAGAAFDVFEEEPPAADHPFLNHPKVIVTPHLGASTVEAQENVAIDVSEQLLHILRNEPYKNAVNMPPVPGDLLAKLEPYFTLARKLGSFAAQITDGPVKEISVSYAGELADVDTQPLTRQVVQGVLAHHLGSDQVNAVNAMHLAKMREVNIVTTKSQAAKGFTNLVTVTLKTGREERSAAGALLNGFGPRITQIDKYPVDVESQGHLVLISHHDKPGIIGRVGTLLGTNGVNIATMQVGRKIVGGAAIMVLGVDKAVPKDVLSQLEELPDLNSAKEIQLV is encoded by the coding sequence ATGTTTAAAGTGTTGGTATCGGATCCGATCAGCGATCTCGGCATCTCGCTCCTCGTCGAGGCAAGCGACATTTCCATCGATAAGAAAACCGGTCTCTCCGAAGACGAATTGGTCGCCATCATCGGCGAGTATGACGCGCTGCTCGTGCGCAGCCAGACGCGCGTCACCGAGCGGATCATGACTGCCGGCAAGTCGCTCAAGGTCATCGGACGCGCCGGCGTAGGCGTCGACAATATCGACCTGGATGCCGCTACGAAGCGCGGCATCGTCGTCATCAATGCGCCGGACGGCAACACGATCACGACTTGCGAGCATACGTTCGCGATGATGATGGCGCTCGCTCGCCACATCCCGCAAGCTTACGCAAAGACGATCGGCGGCGTATGGGACCGCAAATCGTTCGTCGGCGTCGAGCTTCGCAACAAAACGCTGGGCGTGCTCGGCATGGGCCGGATCGGCAGCGAAGTTGCAGCTCGCGCCAAGGCGTTCGGCATGAAGGTGCTCGGCTACGATCCGTTCCTTACCGAAGAACGCGCGGACAAGCTGGGCGTGACGCTTGCCACCGTCGACGACGTCGTGCGCGGAGCCGACTTCATCACCGTCCATACGCCGCTGACGCCCGAGACCCGTCATATGATCGGCAGAGCGCAATTCGAAGTCATCAAACCCGGCGTACGCATCGTTAACTGCGCGCGCGGGGGAATTATCGACGAGCAGGCGCTGATCGAAGCCATCGACGCAGGACGCGTCGCCGGCGCAGCCTTTGACGTGTTCGAGGAAGAGCCGCCAGCAGCCGACCACCCTTTCCTGAATCACCCCAAGGTAATCGTTACCCCCCATCTTGGCGCTTCTACGGTCGAAGCGCAGGAGAATGTGGCGATCGACGTTTCCGAGCAGCTGCTGCATATTTTAAGAAACGAGCCGTACAAGAACGCCGTCAACATGCCCCCTGTACCCGGCGACCTGCTCGCTAAGCTTGAGCCGTACTTTACGCTCGCTCGCAAGCTCGGCAGCTTCGCAGCCCAAATCACCGACGGACCGGTCAAAGAGATCAGTGTCTCCTACGCCGGCGAGCTGGCCGATGTAGACACGCAGCCTTTGACGCGTCAGGTCGTTCAAGGGGTGCTCGCGCACCACCTCGGCTCCGACCAGGTGAACGCAGTCAACGCGATGCACCTCGCCAAGATGCGCGAAGTGAACATTGTCACGACGAAGTCCCAGGCAGCCAAGGGTTTCACCAACCTGGTGACGGTCACGCTCAAGACGGGGCGCGAGGAACGCTCGGCTGCTGGCGCGCTGCTTAACGGCTTCGGACCTCGCATCACGCAAATCGACAAGTATCCGGTCGACGTCGAGTCGCAGGGCCACCTGGTTCTGATCTCTCACCACGACAAGCCGGGTATTATCGGTCGCGTCGGCACTCTGCTCGGCACGAACGGCGTCAATATCGCGACGATGCAGGTGGGACGCAAGATCGTAGGCGGAGCCGCCATCATGGTGCTCGGCGTCGACAAAGCCGTTCCGAAGGATGTGCTGTCGCAGCTTGAGGAGCTGCCGGATCTGAACTCGGCAAAGGAAATTCAGCTCGTATAA
- a CDS encoding response regulator transcription factor, with protein MMSAGNRILVVDDEERIRRLLRMYLEKEGYVIEEAEDGETALKLALQEEYDLIVLDLMLPGIDGMEVCSRLRQSKATPVIMLTAKGEEVNRVQGFEAGADDYVVKPFSPREVIFRIKAILRRSSATAFLSKELNTSNNIVFPHLVIEHDAHRVTAGGQEVNLTPKEYELLHYLASSPDKVFSREDLLKDVWNYDFFGDLRTVDTHVKRLREKLNRVSTEAAAMITTVWGVGYKLEVAK; from the coding sequence ATAATGAGCGCCGGTAATCGCATATTGGTGGTAGACGACGAGGAGCGTATCCGTCGACTGCTGCGCATGTATTTGGAAAAGGAAGGCTATGTCATCGAGGAAGCCGAAGACGGGGAGACCGCGCTCAAGCTGGCGCTGCAGGAGGAGTACGATCTGATCGTGCTCGACCTGATGCTGCCCGGCATCGACGGTATGGAGGTATGCTCGCGCCTGCGTCAATCCAAGGCGACCCCCGTTATTATGCTGACGGCGAAGGGCGAGGAAGTGAACCGCGTCCAAGGCTTCGAAGCTGGCGCGGACGACTACGTCGTCAAGCCGTTCAGCCCGCGCGAAGTGATCTTCCGGATCAAGGCGATCTTGCGCAGATCGTCGGCGACCGCATTCCTGTCCAAGGAGCTCAATACGAGCAACAATATCGTATTCCCGCATCTGGTCATCGAGCACGATGCGCACCGCGTCACCGCCGGCGGCCAGGAAGTGAACCTTACGCCCAAGGAGTACGAGCTGCTGCATTATTTGGCAAGCTCCCCGGACAAGGTTTTTTCCCGCGAGGATTTGCTGAAGGACGTATGGAATTACGACTTCTTCGGAGATCTGCGTACAGTCGATACGCATGTCAAGCGGCTGCGCGAAAAGCTGAATCGCGTCTCGACCGAAGCCGCCGCGATGATCACGACCGTATGGGGCGTCGGCTACAAGCTCGAGGTCGCCAAGTAA
- a CDS encoding CPBP family intramembrane glutamic endopeptidase: MPKFDIKNVKLRKVTVDELSDKMLLINLYATQALTFIIGLAWVFFQGQNILEIFRIQGSVAFLYWAAGLAALVVAFDIGISRWIPDEAKDDGGVNERIFRNRPLWHIVLLCAVVSICEELLFRGAIQHSFGPYWTSIIFAAIHVRYLRHWIPTGMVFAISYGLGLLLTHTGTIWAPVFTHFLVDLTMGIIIKYRREEGE; the protein is encoded by the coding sequence ATGCCTAAATTCGACATTAAAAACGTTAAACTCAGAAAAGTGACCGTAGATGAGCTCAGCGACAAAATGCTGCTTATCAACTTGTACGCCACGCAGGCGCTTACTTTCATTATCGGATTGGCATGGGTGTTTTTTCAGGGGCAGAATATTTTGGAAATATTCCGAATTCAGGGGAGTGTTGCTTTTCTTTACTGGGCCGCTGGCCTGGCTGCGCTTGTCGTCGCGTTCGACATCGGCATATCCCGTTGGATTCCTGATGAAGCCAAGGACGACGGCGGCGTCAACGAGCGGATCTTCAGGAATCGTCCGTTGTGGCATATCGTCTTGCTGTGCGCGGTCGTCAGCATATGCGAGGAATTGTTGTTCCGCGGCGCGATTCAGCATTCGTTCGGACCTTATTGGACGAGCATTATATTTGCGGCGATACACGTCAGGTACCTGCGTCACTGGATTCCGACGGGCATGGTGTTCGCCATCAGTTACGGCCTCGGCTTGCTGCTTACGCATACAGGGACGATATGGGCGCCTGTTTTCACCCATTTTCTAGTCGATCTGACGATGGGGATTATTATTAAGTACAGGAGGGAAGAGGGGGAATGA
- a CDS encoding polysaccharide deacetylase family protein, giving the protein MLKNAAGWSAVGALALALAACGGNGDENASPTVVPTVSSASSPAAAATSAAPTATSTPSESPSPAPSESPSPSPSASSTPPIDAKTYKMNKNYDIVPIDKTANSDKVVLLTFDDGPKDEKTLKPILDTLDKHHAKAIFFVNGYRVKAHPELLQEIDQRGQTVGNHSYEHIQLGKESAESIKAQIGKVQDIVEATIGKRPVFFRPPNASANDDVHKIAADNGLLFMTWSNGSLDWTMSGTKTKDKTKAIIDNVTDQLHAGSNILMHELSWTAAALDQLLTTLESKGYSFVDPSTIETGF; this is encoded by the coding sequence ATGCTGAAAAATGCTGCAGGCTGGTCCGCTGTCGGCGCGCTAGCCCTTGCGCTCGCTGCATGCGGCGGCAACGGGGACGAGAACGCTTCTCCTACCGTCGTTCCGACGGTTTCTTCGGCATCTTCCCCTGCCGCAGCAGCCACCTCGGCCGCCCCGACAGCGACGAGCACGCCGTCCGAATCGCCGTCACCCGCGCCTTCTGAATCGCCATCTCCGTCGCCAAGCGCGTCTTCGACGCCGCCTATCGACGCGAAGACTTACAAGATGAACAAAAATTACGACATCGTGCCGATCGACAAGACGGCAAACAGCGACAAAGTCGTTCTGCTGACGTTCGACGACGGGCCGAAGGATGAAAAAACGCTTAAACCCATCCTGGATACGCTGGACAAGCATCATGCCAAAGCGATCTTTTTCGTCAATGGCTATCGCGTGAAGGCGCACCCCGAGCTGCTCCAGGAAATCGACCAAAGGGGCCAAACGGTCGGCAATCACTCGTACGAGCATATCCAGCTCGGTAAGGAAAGCGCGGAATCGATCAAGGCCCAGATCGGTAAAGTTCAGGATATCGTAGAGGCGACGATCGGCAAGCGCCCCGTTTTTTTTCGGCCGCCCAACGCGTCCGCCAACGATGACGTTCACAAAATCGCTGCCGATAACGGCCTTTTGTTCATGACCTGGTCCAACGGCTCCCTGGATTGGACGATGTCCGGAACGAAGACCAAGGACAAGACAAAAGCGATTATCGACAACGTGACGGACCAGCTTCATGCAGGCAGCAATATCCTGATGCACGAGCTGTCCTGGACGGCGGCCGCTTTGGATCAGCTCCTGACGACGCTCGAAAGCAAAGGATATTCTTTTGTCGATCCTTCGACGATCGAGACCGGCTTTTAG
- the prsW gene encoding glutamic-type intramembrane protease PrsW has protein sequence MPIISMLAAAIAPGLALLAYFYWKDRYDTEPLSMVSKMFVTGALIVLPIMIVQRGLMIWLGESPFAFSFVISAGVEEFFKWFVLYHIVFNHTEFDEPYDGIVYATAVSLGFATIENVMYAFAEPSTFGSLLVRALLPVSGHALFGVVMGYFMGKAKFSKGKQARLFQAMAFVLPIAWHGIYDFLMQSLPRTWMWIIVPFMLLLWFRSIRYVQSANDVSPFRLVHREEGG, from the coding sequence TTGCCGATCATCTCCATGCTCGCTGCGGCTATCGCGCCGGGCCTCGCCTTGCTCGCCTATTTTTACTGGAAGGATCGGTACGATACCGAGCCGCTGTCGATGGTGTCCAAGATGTTTGTGACCGGCGCGCTGATCGTGCTGCCGATCATGATCGTACAGCGCGGACTCATGATCTGGCTCGGCGAATCGCCCTTCGCGTTTTCTTTTGTCATTTCCGCCGGCGTCGAAGAATTTTTCAAATGGTTCGTGCTCTATCACATCGTTTTTAACCATACCGAGTTCGACGAGCCTTACGACGGCATCGTTTACGCGACGGCAGTGTCGCTTGGGTTCGCAACGATCGAGAACGTGATGTACGCATTCGCCGAGCCTTCGACTTTCGGCTCTCTGCTCGTACGTGCGCTGCTGCCGGTATCCGGACATGCCTTGTTCGGCGTAGTAATGGGGTACTTTATGGGCAAAGCGAAGTTCTCCAAGGGCAAACAAGCCCGCTTGTTCCAGGCGATGGCGTTCGTGCTGCCGATTGCGTGGCACGGCATATACGATTTTCTGATGCAATCCCTGCCTAGAACGTGGATGTGGATCATCGTTCCGTTCATGCTCTTGCTCTGGTTTCGAAGCATCCGCTACGTCCAAAGCGCCAACGATGTCTCTCCATTCCGTCTTGTGCATCGCGAGGAAGGCGGTTAA
- a CDS encoding HAMP domain-containing sensor histidine kinase encodes MAIWRTVVGKLWLTIILLVAVVISTVGLFLLKIVDVTVSADSLAEIKHLFIYSGAVGFLLTTFFAFFLLTKITQPLREMKQAANRVAQGEYSTRLVVRSWDEIGELANSFNQMASELNTLIRDIQHERDQLDGVLRSMSDAVLLFDANGRVKLTNPEGQHLLEVWRGLKWEDEGEADERETVPDPLRDIYNTLISKGTTHTGKIHVQSGVWSVVMTPVASGEGSAGGGAVAVLRDVTEEFRVDKMRKDFVANVSHEIRTPVAMVQGYSEALLDDIAQSPEERHELVQVIHDESLRMGRLVKDLLDLARLEAGYLDMTMQEVDVNALLQRVHRKFSALAKERGIELIRSGEDSGLLLRRADPDRLEQVLTNLLDNALRHTASGASITLGACMKNGDKGASQIEIVVKDEGEGIPTEDLPYIFERFYKADKARKRDSKVGTGLGLAIVRNLVEAHEGTIRVSSAIGEGTEFKLLLPAG; translated from the coding sequence ATGGCGATCTGGAGAACCGTAGTCGGCAAGCTGTGGTTGACGATCATCCTGCTGGTCGCCGTGGTCATCTCTACGGTCGGCTTGTTCCTACTGAAGATCGTCGACGTGACGGTCAGCGCGGACTCGCTTGCCGAGATCAAGCATCTATTCATTTATTCGGGCGCCGTAGGCTTCTTGCTTACGACGTTCTTCGCGTTTTTCCTGCTCACGAAAATCACGCAGCCGCTGCGGGAGATGAAGCAGGCTGCGAACCGGGTGGCGCAGGGCGAATATTCGACCCGTCTCGTCGTCCGTTCCTGGGACGAGATCGGAGAGCTGGCCAACAGCTTTAATCAGATGGCTTCCGAGCTGAACACGCTCATTCGCGACATCCAGCATGAGCGCGACCAGCTCGACGGCGTGCTGCGCAGCATGAGCGATGCCGTCCTGCTTTTTGACGCGAACGGGAGGGTCAAGCTGACCAATCCGGAGGGACAGCATCTGCTCGAGGTATGGCGCGGCCTGAAGTGGGAGGACGAGGGCGAGGCGGACGAGCGGGAGACCGTGCCGGATCCGCTCCGCGACATTTATAATACGCTGATCTCCAAGGGCACGACGCATACGGGCAAAATTCATGTGCAAAGCGGCGTTTGGTCGGTTGTCATGACGCCCGTCGCCTCGGGCGAGGGCAGCGCGGGCGGCGGCGCCGTCGCGGTGCTTCGCGACGTGACAGAGGAATTCAGAGTAGACAAGATGCGCAAGGACTTCGTCGCCAACGTGTCGCACGAGATTCGCACGCCAGTCGCGATGGTGCAGGGCTATAGCGAGGCGCTGCTGGACGATATCGCCCAGTCGCCGGAGGAACGGCACGAGCTGGTGCAGGTCATCCACGACGAGTCGCTGCGCATGGGGCGGCTCGTGAAGGATCTGCTCGATCTTGCCCGTCTTGAAGCCGGTTATCTGGACATGACGATGCAGGAAGTCGACGTGAACGCGCTGCTGCAACGCGTCCATCGCAAATTTTCTGCGCTCGCGAAGGAGCGGGGTATCGAGCTGATCCGTTCGGGCGAGGACAGCGGTCTGCTGCTGCGGCGCGCCGATCCCGATCGTCTGGAGCAGGTGCTTACCAACCTGCTCGACAATGCGCTGCGCCACACGGCCTCGGGCGCGTCCATCACCCTTGGCGCATGCATGAAGAATGGCGACAAGGGCGCCAGCCAGATCGAGATTGTCGTCAAAGACGAGGGAGAGGGCATTCCGACGGAGGATTTGCCTTACATTTTCGAGCGGTTCTACAAAGCGGACAAGGCGCGCAAACGCGACTCCAAGGTCGGTACCGGTCTTGGCCTTGCAATTGTACGCAACCTGGTCGAAGCGCACGAAGGGACCATTCGCGTATCCAGCGCGATTGGGGAAGGTACGGAGTTCAAGCTGCTGCTTCCGGCCGGATAA
- a CDS encoding flagellar brake protein — MLPKIGQMLYIQPHAATNDGGAPSMLRSRVTDADDRFLYVDIPIDEQTRRLHRTEPGDELKLTYFTSEGVKHQFAARVHSIRRDSISQLVIPKPDPDQISREQRRSFLRVEAQLEIAVRLGEKMRFTALTDDVGGGGVSFRCDRKWPITPNMKANCWLLLNYKSGTVSHAQFEGEIVRIVPVEPHHNLVMMRFQDIQDTDQQKIIRYCFEKQLERRKD, encoded by the coding sequence GTGCTTCCCAAGATAGGTCAAATGCTCTACATTCAGCCCCATGCGGCGACGAACGACGGCGGGGCGCCAAGCATGCTTCGGTCCCGCGTCACAGACGCCGACGATCGTTTTTTGTACGTGGACATCCCCATCGACGAACAGACGCGGAGGCTTCATCGAACCGAACCCGGAGACGAGCTTAAGCTTACATATTTTACGTCGGAAGGCGTCAAGCACCAGTTCGCCGCCCGCGTTCATTCGATACGAAGGGACAGCATCAGTCAGCTCGTCATTCCTAAGCCTGATCCGGATCAAATATCAAGAGAACAGCGCAGAAGCTTTTTACGCGTCGAGGCGCAGCTGGAGATTGCCGTCCGTCTCGGCGAGAAGATGCGTTTCACGGCGCTGACGGACGATGTCGGCGGCGGCGGCGTCTCGTTCAGATGCGACCGCAAGTGGCCGATTACGCCGAATATGAAGGCGAACTGCTGGCTCCTGCTGAACTATAAATCCGGCACGGTCTCGCATGCGCAATTCGAGGGCGAGATCGTACGGATCGTGCCGGTCGAGCCGCATCACAATTTGGTCATGATGCGGTTTCAGGACATCCAGGATACCGATCAGCAAAAAATCATTCGTTATTGCTTCGAGAAGCAGCTAGAACGAAGGAAGGACTAG
- the ccsA gene encoding cytochrome c biogenesis protein CcsA has translation MNWLDISSTAFQAAFYLYCASFICYAIAVAGKRWSNRKPELHNRRWGRFGFILAVAGWACHLTFFFTRWKGGGHIPTSNMYEFMTFLAMAIVFAFIIVHLIYRNNLLGAFAIPLVIIIIAYAAVFPSEVQPLIPALNNYWLKIHVTTAATGEAFFAVGFAAALVQLLRVIDFSRKDKAGRREQKWVEFVLFFMVVIIGFLVSVFAFRGGGYEAKFQQEKVSIDQQGVQQSVTQTVVYGLPPIVAPYNSDKLSMQPYLGIKDPLFEAPSWMNGVNAGRKLNTVIWSLLSGAILYGLLRLIARKPIAAVIHPHLTDIDPEDLDEISYRAIAIGFPIFTLGALIFAMIWAQIAWSRFWGWDPKEVWALITWLFYSAYLHLRLSRGWQGTRSAWLAVIGFLVVLFTLIGVNLVIAGLHSYAGV, from the coding sequence TTGAACTGGCTAGATATCAGCAGCACCGCATTCCAGGCCGCCTTTTACCTATACTGCGCATCGTTCATTTGCTACGCGATCGCGGTGGCCGGCAAGCGCTGGAGCAACCGGAAGCCCGAGCTTCACAATCGCAGATGGGGCCGCTTCGGCTTTATTCTGGCAGTTGCCGGTTGGGCGTGCCATTTGACGTTCTTCTTCACACGCTGGAAGGGCGGCGGCCATATCCCGACAAGCAATATGTACGAGTTTATGACGTTTCTGGCGATGGCGATCGTTTTCGCCTTCATCATTGTACACCTGATCTACCGGAACAACTTGCTCGGCGCGTTCGCCATCCCGCTCGTCATCATCATCATTGCGTACGCTGCCGTGTTCCCGTCCGAGGTGCAGCCGCTTATCCCGGCGCTCAACAACTACTGGCTCAAGATACACGTCACGACGGCCGCTACGGGCGAGGCATTTTTCGCGGTCGGCTTTGCCGCGGCCCTCGTGCAGCTGCTGCGGGTCATCGATTTCTCTCGCAAAGACAAAGCCGGCCGCCGCGAGCAAAAGTGGGTCGAGTTCGTCCTGTTTTTCATGGTCGTCATCATCGGGTTCCTCGTGTCCGTGTTCGCCTTCCGCGGCGGCGGCTATGAAGCCAAGTTCCAGCAAGAGAAAGTGAGCATCGATCAGCAGGGCGTTCAGCAGAGCGTCACGCAGACGGTCGTATACGGCCTGCCGCCGATCGTGGCGCCATATAACAGCGATAAGCTGTCCATGCAGCCGTATCTTGGCATCAAGGATCCGCTGTTCGAAGCGCCATCCTGGATGAACGGCGTCAATGCGGGCCGCAAGCTGAACACCGTTATCTGGTCGCTGCTGTCCGGCGCGATTCTGTATGGTTTGCTGCGGTTGATCGCGCGCAAGCCGATCGCGGCCGTCATCCATCCGCATCTGACCGATATCGATCCGGAGGACCTCGACGAGATCAGCTACCGGGCCATCGCGATCGGATTTCCCATATTCACGCTAGGTGCCCTTATCTTCGCGATGATATGGGCGCAGATCGCCTGGTCGAGATTCTGGGGCTGGGATCCCAAGGAAGTGTGGGCGCTCATTACCTGGCTGTTCTACAGCGCCTATCTCCACCTGCGGCTGTCAAGAGGCTGGCAGGGGACCCGCTCCGCATGGCTTGCGGTCATCGGCTTCCTCGTGGTTCTGTTCACGCTGATCGGCGTCAATCTCGTTATCGCCGGGCTCCATTCCTACGCAGGCGTTTAA
- a CDS encoding genetic competence negative regulator, with translation MRMERLSQDKIRIFLTFDDLSERGIQKEDMWREIPKVHELFSEMMDQAYSELGFDASGPLAVEVFAMPAQGMVVIVTRGKMERDSEAGAEEELDEEVYEMEVTLEQSEAIIYRFRDIEDAIGAAKMLKSQITDEGRMYKYQNHWILCFDPSSGENANDNALIAILAEYGDATSVTPAVLEEYGQLIIPAHAVQVLTEHFA, from the coding sequence ATGAGGATGGAGCGGCTTAGCCAAGACAAGATTAGGATTTTCCTTACCTTTGACGACCTGTCGGAACGCGGGATCCAGAAGGAAGACATGTGGCGGGAAATTCCGAAGGTTCACGAGCTCTTCAGCGAAATGATGGATCAGGCTTACAGCGAGCTTGGTTTCGACGCTTCCGGACCACTGGCGGTCGAAGTATTCGCGATGCCTGCGCAGGGCATGGTCGTCATCGTCACGAGGGGCAAGATGGAGAGGGATTCCGAAGCGGGCGCCGAGGAAGAACTCGACGAAGAAGTGTACGAAATGGAAGTCACGCTTGAACAGAGCGAAGCCATCATATATCGGTTCCGTGACATCGAGGACGCCATTGGCGCGGCCAAGATGCTGAAGTCCCAGATCACGGACGAGGGCCGAATGTACAAATATCAGAACCACTGGATATTGTGTTTCGATCCGTCCTCCGGCGAGAATGCGAACGACAACGCGCTGATAGCGATTCTTGCGGAGTACGGCGACGCGACTTCCGTCACGCCTGCCGTGCTTGAGGAATACGGACAATTGATAATCCCGGCCCATGCCGTGCAAGTGCTGACGGAGCATTTCGCCTGA
- the cmk gene encoding (d)CMP kinase, protein MNERYPHRINIAIDGPAGAGKSTVARLVASELHYVYVDTGAMYRAVTFVAQSRGLQLNDSDSLASLASGLDISLLPGEGGQIVLADGKDVTGLIRSREVTAAVSLVSANAAVRSRMSELQRRMAAAKGVVMDGRDIGTHVLPDAELKVFLTASPRERASRRFLELGDKPAVTLDQLEGEIALRDRMDSEREIAPLRQAADALLIDSTGRSIAEIVDEIVSLGRTAAQAIAAREN, encoded by the coding sequence ATGAATGAACGTTATCCGCACCGCATCAACATTGCGATCGACGGACCGGCCGGAGCGGGCAAGAGCACGGTCGCAAGGCTGGTCGCCAGCGAGCTTCATTACGTATACGTGGACACGGGCGCTATGTACCGTGCCGTCACCTTTGTCGCACAGTCTCGCGGGCTTCAACTGAATGACAGCGATAGTCTGGCGTCGCTGGCGTCGGGTCTGGACATCTCGTTACTTCCCGGCGAAGGGGGGCAGATCGTATTGGCTGACGGCAAGGACGTCACCGGTCTGATCCGCTCGCGCGAGGTTACCGCGGCCGTCTCGCTGGTATCCGCGAACGCCGCCGTGCGGTCGCGCATGTCCGAGCTGCAGCGCCGGATGGCTGCCGCCAAGGGCGTCGTCATGGACGGCCGCGACATCGGCACGCATGTGCTGCCCGATGCGGAGCTCAAGGTCTTCTTGACCGCGTCGCCGCGAGAGCGCGCGAGCCGCAGGTTTTTGGAGCTCGGGGATAAGCCGGCCGTCACCCTCGATCAGCTCGAAGGCGAGATCGCTTTGCGCGACAGAATGGACAGCGAGCGCGAGATCGCGCCGTTGCGCCAGGCCGCCGACGCCCTCCTGATCGATTCGACGGGGCGCTCGATCGCCGAGATCGTGGACGAGATCGTATCGCTAGGCCGTACGGCCGCGCAAGCGATCGCTGCAAGGGAGAATTGA